From one Lotus japonicus ecotype B-129 chromosome 3, LjGifu_v1.2 genomic stretch:
- the LOC130745400 gene encoding peptidyl-prolyl cis-trans isomerase CYP22 — MASAAAAGGGGANTGVEWHVRPPNPKNPIVFFDVTIGNIPAGRIKMELFADLAPKTAENFRQLCTGEYRKAGLPVGYKGCQFHRVIKDFMIQAGDFVKGDGSGCVSIYGLKFDDENFVAKHTGPGLLSMANSGPNTNGCQFFITCAKCDWLDNKHVVFGRVLGDGLLVVRKIENVAAGPNNRPKLPCVIAECGEM, encoded by the exons ATGGCGTCTGCAGCAGCagcaggaggaggaggagcgaACACAGGTGTGGAGTGGCACGTGCGTCCTCCAAACCCTAAGAACCCAATCGTCTTCTTCGATGTCACCATCGGTAACATACCAGCTGGTAGAATCAAGATGGAGCTCTTCGCTGATCTTGCCCCCAAAACCGCTGAAAATTTCAG GCAGCTGTGCACAGGGGAGTACAG GAAAGCAGGACTGCCTGTTGGTTACAAAGGTTGTCAATTTCATAGAGtgattaaggattttatgattCAGGCTGGTGATTTTGTAAAG GGTGATGGTAGCGGATGTGTTTCAATCTATGGACTcaaatttgatgatgaaaatTTTGTTGCCAAACACACTGGCCCAGGTCTTCTCTCCATG GCAAATAGTGGACCTAATACTAATGGTTGTCAG TTCTTTATAACTTGTGCAAAGTGTGACTGGCTTGACAACAAGCATGTTGTTTTCGGG AGAGTGCTTGGAGATGGTCTTTTGGTTGTCAGGAAGATCGAGAATGTGGCAGCTGGACCCAATAACCGGCCAAAATTACCTTGTGTCATTGCTGAATGTGGTGAAATGTAG
- the LOC130745401 gene encoding cell division cycle 20.2, cofactor of APC complex-like — protein MDARSLSRCNRRNCDENLDRFIPNRSAMDFDYAHYMLTERRVVTDSENPAAVVISPSRKAFRKRLAEATGMNRTRILAFKNKPSVPVQLTPEEWFSRSPSPQSKSSKHRSRDIPKTSNLKLDAPDIVNDFNLNLLDWGCCDVLALALGNTVYLWNDYDKSTSELVTVDDESGPITSVSWAPDGRHLAIGLNNSLVQLWDSTTSRRLRTIWCGHRGRVASMAWNNHILSTGGREGTIVNNDVRVESHIVETYRGHQLEVCGLMWSPSGQQLASGGNDGLVHIWDRLNSPTRWLHRFDQHKAAVKALAWCPFQQNLLASAGGEGDHCIKFWKTSTNTGACLQTVDTGSPVSALLWSTNDRELLSSHCIPNNQLTLWEYPSMVKMAELNGHTSSVLSMAQSPDGCTVASAAADESLQFWNVFEACKPSRKLEPFVNFSRIR, from the exons ATGGATGCGCGATCCCTTTCCCGTTGTAACAGAAGGAATTGTGATGAAAAT TTGGACAGGTTCATTCCGAACAGGTCAGCCATGGACTTCGATTATGCTCACTACATGCTGACGGAAAGAAGAGTTGTCACAGACTCAGAGAACCCGGCTGCGGTGGTGATTTCACCGTCTCGAAAAGCTTTCCGCAAAAGACTGGCTGAGGCCACCGGCATGAATCGGACCCGAATCTTGGCGTTCAAGAACAAGCCCTCTGTCCCTGTTCAACTCACCCCTGAGGAATGGTTTTCACGCTCTCCTTCTCCTCAATCTAAATCTTCCAAACACAGAAGTAGAGACATTCCTAAGACTAGTAATTTGAAATTGGATGCCCCTGATATAGTCAATGACTTCAACTTGAACTTGCTTGACTGGGGTTGCTGTGATGTGCTTGCTTTGGCCCTTGGAAACACGGTCTATCTATGGAATGACTATGATAAATCCACCTCAGAACTTGTCACCGTGGATGATGAAAGTGGTCCCATTACAAGTGTTAGCTGGGCTCCTGATGGCCGTCACTTAGCCATTGGTTTGAACAATTCCCTTGTCCAGTTGTGGGATTCTACAACTAGTAGGCGGTTAAGAACAATCTGGTGTGGACATCGAGGACGAGTAGCTTCGATGGCTTGGAACAATCATATCCTCTCAACGGGAGGAAGGGAGGGTACGATTGTTAACAATGATGTAAGAGTAGAGTCTCACATTGTTGAAACCTACAGGGGACACCAACTAGAGGTGTGTGGACTCATGTGGTCTCCCTCGGGACAACAATTGGCGAGTGGAGGCAATGATGGTCTTGTTCACATATGGGACAGATTAAACTCACCAACCCGTTGGCTTCACCGATTTGACCAACACAAAGCTGCTGTGAAGGCACTGGCTTGGTGTCCATTTCAGCAAAATCTGCTAGCTTCTGCTGGAGGTGAGGGTGACCATTGCATCAAGTTTTGGAAAACAAGTACAAATACGGGTGCATGCTTGCAAACTGTAGACACTGGCTCACCGGTGTCCGCTCTCCTTTGGAGCACGAATGATCGTGAGTTGCTTAGCTCGCATTGTATCCCCAACAACCAGCTCACCCTCTGGGAATATCCTTCCATGGTGAAGATGGCAGAGCTCAACGGTCATACATCCAGTGTGCTCTCGATGGCTCAAAGTCCAGATGGGTGTACTGTGGCCTCTGCAGCAGCTGATGAGTCACTTCAATTTTGGAATGTCTTTGAAGCATGCAAACCATCCCGAAAGCTTGAGCCTTTCGTTAATTTCAGCCGTATCCGTTGA
- the LOC130744559 gene encoding LOW QUALITY PROTEIN: ras-related protein RHN1-like (The sequence of the model RefSeq protein was modified relative to this genomic sequence to represent the inferred CDS: substituted 2 bases at 2 genomic stop codons) yields the protein MCNVLSLVVVANFRISADTLQIREVILGEMGTGKTSLALRFVKDQFFLXTGLLKLIXFHESKEPTIGAAFFTKKLSVSEGIVVKLDIWDTPGQERFHSLAHIYYRGAAATIVVYDISNIVIRAQKRVQELQTHRSQTLVIALVANKSDLELMREVETKEGERFAEKNGMIFMETSAKTANNINVLFDEIAQRVARAFPPKPPAINLDNEVEDIIFNNIEMEDGRRKDSCCST from the exons ATGTGTAACGTCTTATCTTTGGTAGTTGTTGCCAATTTTAGAATCTCTGCTGACACCTTACAAATACGTGAA GTGATTCTCGGGGAGATGGGTACTGGAAAGACCAGTTTAGCATTGAGATTTGTGAAAGACCAATTTTTTTTGTGAACAGGTTTGCTTAAactaatttgatttcatgaatCAAAA GAACCAACCATAGGAGCAGCTTTTTTCACTAAAAAATTATCGGTATCTGAAGGTATTGTAGTGAAACTTGACATATGGGACACTCCAGGACAAGAGAGATTCCACAGTTTGGCTCATATCTACTATCGTGGTGCTGCAGCAACAATTGTTGTATATGACATCTCCAACATTGTAA TTAGAGCCCAAAAACGGGTACAAGAATTACAAACACATA GAAGTCAAACGTTGGTGATCGCATTGGTAGCAAACAAATCTGACTTGGAGCTTATGAGAGAGGTTGAAACTAAG GAAGGGGAGCGATTTGCTGAAAAGAATGGAATGATTTTCATGGAAACATCTGCTAAGACAGCAAACAACATCAATGTGCTTTTTGATGAAATAG CTCAGAGAGTAGCAAGAGCTTTCCCTCCAAAACCTCCAGCTATAAATTTAGACAATGAAGTGGAAGATATTATTTTTAACAATATTGAAATGGAAGATGGAAGGAGAAAAGATTCATGTTGCTCGACTTga